In Thalassophryne amazonica chromosome 4, fThaAma1.1, whole genome shotgun sequence, a genomic segment contains:
- the nek8 gene encoding serine/threonine-protein kinase Nek8 yields MEKYEKIKVVGRGAFGIVHLCRRRSDGAFVILKEIPVEQMSRDERLAAQNECQVLKLLNHPNIIEYYENFLEDKALMIAMEYAPGGTLAEYIQKRCNSLLDEDTILHFFVQILLALYHVHNKLILHRDLKTQNILLDKHQMIVKIGDFGISKILVSKSKAYTVVGTPCYISPELCEGKPYNQKSDIWALGCVLYELASLKRAFEAANLPALVLKIMSGTFAPISDRYSPELRHLILNMLNLDPSKRPQLNEIMALPICIRPLLNLYTDIGNVKMRRIEKPLSTVQTGPRGRPGGRVPTSRSRDGTIGLTSGKVHSLPLSSVYTWGSGNSTPLRLPMLNTEVVQVSLGRTQKMGVTKSGRLITWEVPSVVSAEATLPGAVEQMQPQFVSRFLEGQSGVTIKSVSCGDLFTTCMTDRGIIMTFGSGSNGCLGHGNFNDVTQPKIVEALLGYELIQVACGASHVLAVTNEREVFAWGRGDNGRLGLGTQDTHNSPQQMCLPVEFEAHKLVCGVDCSMIISTHNSIVACGSNRFNKLGLDTITAGEETSLSNQVEEVHSYRPVQSAPLNSEKIVYIDIGTAHSVAVTESGHCLTFGSNQHGQIGCSSRRSSRVPYLVPGLQGITMAACGDAFTLAIGSEAEVYTWGKGARGRLGRKEEDSGIPKAVQLEETQPFTVTSVACCHGNTLLAVKPLLEDPVQR; encoded by the exons ATGGAGAAGTATGAGAAAATCAAAGTGGTTGGAAGAGGAGCCTTCGG GATCGTTCACCTGTGTCGTAGACGCAGTGACGGAGCCTTTGTCATCCTGAAGGAGATCCCAGTGGAGCAGATGTCACGAGATGAGCGGCTAGCTGCTCAGAATGAGTGTCAGGTGCTCAAACTGCTCAACCATCCAAATATCATAGAATACTATGAGAACTTTCTGGAAGACAAAGCTCTCATGATAGCTATGGAATATGCACCAG GTGGAACCTTGGCCGAATACATACAGAAACGCTGCAACTCCTTGCTGGATGAGGATACAATCCTTCACTTCTTTGTGCAGATCTTGCTGGCCCTGTATCATGTGCACAACAAACTCATCTTGCACAGGGACCTTAAAACTCAGAATATTCTTCTCGACAAGCACCAAATGATTGTCAAGATCGGTGACTTTGGCATCTCCAAAATCCTTGTCAGCAAGAGCAAAGCTTATACG GTAGTGGGAACTCCATGTTACATCTCCCCAGAGCTGTGTGAGGGAAAGCCCTATAACCAGAAGAGTGACATCTGGGCTCTGGGCTGTGTGCTGTATGAGCTAGCAAGCCTTAAAAGAGCCTTTgaggcagct AATCTTCCTGCCCTCGTTCTGAAGATCATGAGTGGTACCTTTGCTCCGATTTCAGACCGCTATAGCCCAGAACTCCGTCATCTTATCCTCAACATGCTCAATCTGGATCCATCCAAACGGCCCCAGCTTAATGAGATAATGGCTCTTCCCATATGCATCAGACCTCTGCTGAATCTCTACACCGATATCGGCAATGTCAAAATGCGCAG GATCGAGAAACCACTGTCTACAGTGCAAACTGGTCCTCGAGGTCGACCAGGAGGCAGAGTCCCTACCAGCAGGTCCAGAG ATGGAACAATAGGTTTAACATCAGGAAAGGTTCATTCCCTCCCTTTGTCTTCCGTTTACACTTGGGGCAGTGGCAACTCAACACCTCTCCGCCTGCCTATGCTTAACACCGAGGTGGTTCAGGTTTCACTGGGCCGCACTCAGAAGATGGGAGTGACCAAATCAGGACGCCTTATTACGTGGGAG GTGCCATCGGTCGTGTCTGCTGAGGCCACTCTGCCCGGTGCGGTGGAGCAGATGCAACCTCAGTTCGTTTCACGCTTCTTGGAGGGTCAGTCTGGAGTCACAATCAAGTCCGTGTCCTGTGGTGATCTCTTTACCACCTGCATGACAG ACAGGGGTATCATTATGACATTTGGAAGCGGGAGCAATGGCTGTCTGGGGCACGGTAACTTCAATGATGTCACTCAG CCCAAGATAGTGGAGGCACTCCTCGGCTATGAGCTGATTCAGGTGGCATGTGGCGCCTCCCATGTGCTTGCTGTCACCAATGAAAGAGAAGTGTTTGCCTGGGGAAGAGGAGACAATG GTCGGCTTGGTCTTGGCACTCAGGACACCCACAACTCTCCACAGCAGATGTGTTTACCTGTGGAGTTTGAGGCCCACAAGTTGGTGTGTGGAGTGGACTGCTCCATGATTATCAGCACCCATAACAGCATTGTGGCATGTGGCAGCAACAG ATTTAACAAGCTTGGGTTGGATACAATAACGGCTGGAGAGGAAACCAGTCTGTCGAATCAGGTGGAAGAAGTCCATTCTTACCGTCCCGTCCAGTCAGCTCCACTTAACAGCGAGAAAATTGTTTATATTGACATCGGAACCGCCCATTCTGTTGCTGTTACAG AAAGTGGTCATTGCTTAACTTTTGGCAGTAACCAACATGGGCAGATTGGCTGTAGTTCCCGTCGTAGCAGCCGTGTGCCGTACCTGGTGCCAGGCCTGCAGGGGATCACGATGGCTGCCTGTGGCGATGCCTTCACCTTAGCTATTGGATCTG aaGCCGAGGTGTATACCTGGGGAAAGGGAGCCCGTGGCCGCCTTGGTAGAAAAGAGGAGGATTCTGGGATACCAAAGGCGGTGCAGCTTGAAGAAACCCAGCCGTTCACGGTGACATCAGTGGCTTGTTGTCATGGCAACACCCTCCTGGCAGTGAAAC CTTTACTCGAAGATCCTGTCCAAAGATGA